The following coding sequences are from one Musa acuminata AAA Group cultivar baxijiao chromosome BXJ2-4, Cavendish_Baxijiao_AAA, whole genome shotgun sequence window:
- the LOC103982621 gene encoding zinc finger protein ZAT4, whose amino-acid sequence MDRHTCNLCFRRFPNGRALGGHMRSHVISAAPPVPQAQHPGNSSASISSDRPAAEQEVGEEAEEEVGGSYGLRMNPRKSFRLVDPQFSSSVAAVELAGSSDVVQDRESETESPKENRRRSKRSRRDTASPTEQPEAEPASSVSDATPEEDVALCLMMLSRDSWATAAAEEEARLSDGFDEQEEEDRRAAARTRQPPKKGRSRYQCGACKKVFRSYQALGGHRASHKKTNGCVPAVEPRIYGEADSADANADAKVHECPFCFRVFSSGQALGGHKRSHFTSSATMLTENSPVSRPPPSCSPQSTSPLASAATKCGGSIGMIDLNFPAPSMDDVELSAVSDMDFVANPRPN is encoded by the coding sequence ATGGACAGGCACACCTGCAACCTTTGCTTCCGCCGCTTCCCCAATGGACGGGCTCTCGGGGGGCACATGCGCTCTCACGTCATATCTGCGGCCCCTCCGGTCCCACAGGCGCAGCACCCCGGAAACTCATCCGCGTCCATATCCTCCGACCGACCTGCGGCGGAGCAGGAAGTAGGTGAggaagcggaggaggaggtgggaGGCTCTTATGGCCTGCGCATGAACCCCCGGAAGAGTTTCCGGCTGGTGGATCCCCAGTTCTCCTCTTCCGTCGCTGCCGTTGAGCTGGCCGGATCTAGCGACGTCGTCCAGGACCGGGAGAGCGAGACGGAGTCCCCCAAAGAGAACCGACGCCGATCTAAGCGATCCCGCCGGGACACCGCGTCGCCGACGGAGCAGCCGGAGGCGGAGCCGGCTAGCTCTGTCTCGGACGCGACTCCCGAGGAGGATGTCGCGCTCTGCCTCATGATGCTGTCCCGCGACTCCTGGGCTACTgctgcggcggaggaggaggcccGACTGTCGGACGGCTTCGACGAGCAGGAAGAGGAGGATCGGCGGGCCGCCGCTCGCACCCGGCAACCGCCAAAGAAGGGGCGGAGCCGGTACCAGTGCGGCGCGTGCAAGAAGGTGTTCCGGTCGTACCAAGCCCTCGGTGGCCACCGGGCGAGCCACAAGAAGACCAACGGCTGCGTCCCGGCCGTGGAGCCCCGGATCTACGGCGAAGCCGACTCCGCCGACGCCAATGCCGATGCCAAAGTCCACGAGTGCCCCTTCTGCTTCCGAGTCTTCAGCTCCGGCCAAGCTCTCGGCGGCCACAAGCGGTCGCACTTCACGTCGTCCGCCACTATGCTCACCGAGAACTCGCCGGTGTCACGCCCTCCCCCGTCATGCTCGCCGCAGAGCACCTCCCCCCTCGCCTCCGCCGCCACCAAGTGCGGCGGCAGCATCGGCATGATCGATCTCAACTTTCCGGCGCCGTCGATGGACGACGTGGAACTGTCGGCCGTTTCCGATATGGATTTCGTTGCCAACCCACGTCCCAACTGA
- the LOC103983395 gene encoding calmodulin-binding receptor kinase CaMRLK, with the protein MQRYSTISGGMGLCFFVAFSSLVLSLMHLPAAACSCGRSDCELIALAFRHVSGFQLPPPTADCSLRLPSRNLSGAVSWMHLRSVSALRVLDLSGNALGGSIPGGFWSAPALLHVNLASNRLDGVLRFDPGSQTPPLRSLNLSGNRFTGVAGLAALPRLEDVDLSRNSLDSFPLGLEKLGRLRHLDLSHNSMRGVLPEGFPPIAGGLGYLDVSYNNFTGVVQPEAVKKFGDPAFVEAGSLQFVSAARVVAHSSSPGRSLRRTRHRRSRKRKITLLSAILSVAAVAIILVALWYLHRVDKEEQRAREEKEGGAATVGDEAGGAVQKADEGDVEVREGVSAGKGQAEQPHV; encoded by the coding sequence ATGCAGAGATACTCCACAATTAGTGGCGGAATGGGGCTCTGCTTCTTCGTTGCCTTCTCTAGCCTTGTCCTCTCCCTCATGCATCTTCCGGCGGCAGCTTGCTCCTGCGGCCGGTCGGACTGCGAGCTCATCGCCCTCGCCTTCCGCCACGTCTCGGGATTTCAGCTCCCCCCTCCCACGGCCGACTGCTCCCTCAGGCTCCCCTCCCGCAACCTCAGCGGTGCGGTATCGTGGATGCACCTGCGCAGTGTCTCCGCCCTCCGTGTCCTCGACCTGTCGGGCAACGCCCTCGGTGGCTCCATCCCCGGCGGGTTCTGGTCCGCCCCGGCCCTCCTCCACGTCAACCTCGCATCCAACCGCCTCGACGGCGTCCTCCGGTTCGACCCCGGCTCCCAGACGCCGCCCCTCAGGTCGCTCAACCTCTCCGGAAACCGGTTCACTGGCGTTGCCGGCCTCGCTGCCCTGCCCCGTTTGGAGGACGTCGACTTGTCGCGGAACAGCCTCGACTCCTTCCCGCTCGGGCTGGAGAAGCTCGGAAGACTGCGGCACTTGGACTTGTCGCATAACTCGATGAGAGGGGTGTTGCCGGAGGGATTTCCGCCGATCGCCGGCGGGCTTGGCTACCTCGACGTCTCTTACAATAACTTCACCGGCGTCGTGCAGCCCGAGGCGGTGAAGAAGTTTGGGGATCCTGCCTTTGTCGAAGCCGGCTCTCTTCAGTTTGTTTCCGCTGCTCGCGTCGTCGCCCATTCGTCTTCTCCTGGTCGTTCGCTTCGGAGGACGAGACACAGAAGATCGAGGAAAAGAAAAATTACATTGTTGTCAGCTATTCTTTCAGTTGCTGCCGTTGCTATCATTCTTGTGGCGCTTTGGTACTTGCATCGAGTCGATAAAGAGGAGCAAAGGGcaagagaagagaaagagggaggtgccgCCACCGTGGGAGATGAAGCCGGTGGTGCTGTACAAAAAGCCGATGAAGGCGACGTCGAGGTTCGTGAAGGAGTCTCAGCTGGAAAAGGGCAGGCGGAGCAACCCCACGTATAG
- the LOC135611095 gene encoding expansin-B15-like has product MCVIPGGACGYGGALEKPPFSSMISAGGPSLFKSGKGCGACYQVKCTENAACSGDPVTVVITDECPGGPCLEKSAHFDMSGTAFGAMASSDRADELRNAGVMTVQYARVQCSYPGFDLAFRVDAGSNPYYFAVVIEFEEGDGDLAAVELMQASSSTDSSQWLSMQQSWGAVWKLNSAWQLQAPFSIRLTTLLSNRTIVADDVIPSTWLPGETYRSTTH; this is encoded by the exons ATGTGTGTGATTCCAGGAGGTGCTTGTGGCTATGGAGGCGCGTTGGAGAAGCCTCCTTTCTCATCCATGATATCCGCGGGAGGCCCCTCGCTGTTCAAATCGGGCAAGGGATGTGGCGCTTGTTATCAG GTGAAATGCACCGAGAACGCAGCGTGTTCCGGCGATCCAGTTACCGTGGTGATCACAGACGAGTGCCCCGGCGGTCCATGTCTCGAGAAGTCTGCCCATTTCGACATGAGCGGGACTGCGTTCGGGGCCATGGCGTCCTCTGATCGAGCTGACGAGCTTCGCAATGCTGGTGTGATGACAGTGCAGTACGCAAG AGTCCAGTGCAGCTACCCAGGCTTCGACTTGGCCTTCCGTGTCGATGCTGGCTCAAACCCTTACTACTTCGCCGTCGTCATAGAGTTCGAGGAAGGTGATGGAGATCTCGCTGCTGTGGAACTCATGCAGGCATCATCATCAACGGATTCATCGCAATGGCTTTCCATGCAGCAGTCATGGGGTGCAGTGTGGAAATTGAACTCAGCTTGGCAGCTGCAGGCCCCCTTTTCCATCCGATTGACGACGCTTTTATCCAACCGGACGATTGTGGCAGACGATGTGATCCCATCAACTTGGCTGCCAGGGGAAACATATCGATCTACCACACACTGA
- the LOC135611093 gene encoding probable pectinesterase 68, with the protein MGASPSMFFLVICLLVSVHSSACELGSTKQHRRHEWYFKPTGKQTIVVDANGSGHFSSVQEAVDFVPENNTKRVVIQIHAGHYTEKVIVPATKPYVTFRGAGRDVTVIEWHDRASDRGPDGQQLRTYNTASVTIFASYFRARNISFKNTAPAPMPGMEGWQAAAFRISGDKAYFFGCGFYGAQDTLCDDTGRHYFKDCYIEGSIDFIFGNGRSMYKDCQLHSIADRFGAIAAQDRNSPCERTGFAFVNCRVTGTGKLYVGRAMGQYSRIVFAYTYFDDVIAPGGWDDWDHNSDKNQTAFFGVYRCWGPGAAAVRGVSWARELDFDTVRPFLVKSFVNGRHWLGPSDP; encoded by the exons ATGGGAGCATCTCCAAGCATGTTCTTCCTGGTCATCTGCCTGCTTGTCTCAGTGCACTCCAGTGCATGCGAGCTCGGTTCCACCAAGCAGCACCGGCGGCACGAGTGGTACTTCAAGCCAACCGGCAAACAGACCATCGTGGTGGACGCCAATGGCTCCGGCCATTTCTCGTCCGTCCAAGAGGCCGTTGACTTCGTCCCGGAGAACAACACCAAGCGTGTCGTCATACAGATTCATGCTGGTCATTACAC GGAGAAGGTGATCGTGCCGGCGACGAAGCCATATGTGACGTTCCGAGGGGCCGGCAGAGACGTGACGGTGATCGAGTGGCACGACCGGGCGAGCGATCGAGGACCTGACGGGCAACAGCTACGGACTTATAACACGGCTTCTGTCACTATTTTTGCTAGTTATTTCAGGGCTAGGAATATTAGCTTCAAG AACACAGCTCCAGCTCCAATGCCGGGCATGGAAGGATGGCAAGCAGCAGCGTTCCGCATCTCGGGAGACAAGGCGTACTTCTTCGGCTGCGGCTTCTACGGCGCTCAGGACACACTCTGCGACGACACCGGACGCCACTACTTCAAGGATTGCTACATCGAGGGATCCATCGATTTCATCTTCGGCAATGGTCGTTCCATGTACAAG GATTGCCAACTCCACTCCATCGCAGACCGGTTCGGGGCCATCGCAGCTCAGGACAGGAACAGCCCGTGCGAGCGGACGGGCTTCGCCTTCGTGAACTGCAGAGTAACCGGCACGGGCAAGCTCTACGTAGGACGAGCCATGGGGCAGTACTCGAGGATCGTCTTCGCCTACACCTACTTCGATGACGTGATCGCCCCCGGAGGCTGGGACGACTGGGATCACAACAGCGACAAGAACCA GACGGCGTTCTTTGGAGTCTACAGATGTTGGGGTCCTGGTGCAGCAGCAGTGCGGGGGGTTTCATGGGCTCGAGAGCTCGATTTCGACACGGTTCGACCTTTCCTCGTCAAGAGTTTCGTGAATGGAAGACACTGGCTTGGCCCTTCCGATCCTTGA